A window of the Marinifilum sp. JC120 genome harbors these coding sequences:
- a CDS encoding DUF4347 domain-containing protein → MRLEERIVLDGAAAVVIDHAIRTVADAHASDATTDTNSAQDSHIALEAKETVQANADATNTTGTPDVAALLNAVAPQDNLSTSTATPTKDQILSSNSKKNSQPEEDPVTVLVASSGLTDVNDLLGAAKDNVVTVTYDGDSDSPDNIFNKIESALDGKQAASIGFASHSIGSGSIHLGGDYSVDADTLLSNPEMNEFWKNVGSLVESDGHIDLLGCGVAEGEVGKDFINKLEQITGREIAASIDDTGNAESGGNWLLEDGSINLAELYFDGAKLNSFDGVLATSSVTIELASGGPSQTLYDVDGDGAYEIDSAEKLIALSQTTDKGRDWTGCSYEITADITFDADHNAVDWDGDGTVGDADDAKGFNPIGDSTNIADINDKPFVGTFYGNGHSINNLFINRDTEDLVGLFGSAQFSSIQDINLVDANVRGQNNVGAIVGQTLAFTIKNCSSTGTVRGTKSVGGLVGYHAQNSTITGSSSSCLVTGNSSGGLVGSIDTSDITKSFASGNVIGGNSVGGLLGYAFSANNTITECYATGTVKGVSNVVGGLAGLFNGTINNCYATGNVDGNENIGGLVGETREGSDASIQNSYATGTVTGTSNIGGLVGRARGTSTIDNSYATGAIDGAAAGGLVGRLADTIASSAPKITNSFASGKVTGSSGLGGLVGIIEYGGSVENSSSFGTVEGTNAIGGLVGFMSVKTSLTNCHATGTTKGNNEIGGLVGMIDGSAAENTFIKNSYATGTVNGNDRTGGLIGDLGDHVNINDSYATGTVTGNDYTGGFAGKILSSTAVDSCYAAGSVIGNDYVGGFAGLLSGTAGTEASISNSYATGTVSATSYVGGLVGRSNGKINSSYALSSQITGQSYVGRVTGQNSGSGVLNNNQANDSMSVTDNSKITVVGGNVVVGEMITDRGSAGEDGEDFSGNTYQAYRLWDENIWSFPANKNQSPTTKVAASTSAHDIYKNWGTTIWKIPADTTKNPTLKNAGTTAVNPGNDHGAGTGSSSNEGNTNSPDYNPSGHDSHKVTDVIRDPNEHDWMHEVDNAHANSKSQNEYLSGRVQNDLKKLGEFWDKNAQPYLEKASDYFETEFSELNFKKSKWSIRERYALDLYKANHKYMAPTIDSEIENAVENYVSTYSPDETAKIGDYVDAVQYAEISESVYQLDDNPTMGWEQIGFMAFDERITKSHGNNVLQSNNDEISAQENQELEYALGLEYIKLQADPLQKGDHTKYFDLHKDALIGSLQGFKMGIYKKDGHITLAFSGTDSMFDAGDVMADIAPDGFNPQLKLANAIADVVIEKYGEDITITGHSLGGFLTQKVVKNLQENGNSKVRGITFNPKSGVEGTTGINVTNYISTADGANAVTASPHPVTRTLGVTGDHIGEIKYINGGGFHGIDAISQRIKLLANDQLMENVIDDSSEIMNDFAKTKEANSYKILM, encoded by the coding sequence ATGAGACTTGAAGAGAGAATTGTACTTGATGGTGCGGCAGCTGTTGTTATTGACCACGCTATCCGGACTGTGGCCGACGCGCATGCTTCTGATGCAACTACCGATACGAACTCCGCACAGGATTCACATATAGCTCTTGAAGCCAAAGAGACTGTACAAGCCAACGCAGATGCTACCAACACCACAGGCACTCCCGATGTTGCCGCGCTCCTGAATGCTGTCGCTCCCCAAGACAACCTGTCTACAAGCACAGCAACTCCCACCAAAGACCAAATACTCTCTTCAAATTCTAAAAAGAACTCCCAGCCGGAAGAAGATCCGGTTACTGTTCTGGTGGCCTCCAGCGGACTTACTGACGTTAATGACCTGCTTGGCGCTGCCAAGGACAATGTGGTCACCGTAACCTATGACGGTGACTCTGATAGTCCTGACAATATTTTTAATAAAATCGAATCCGCTCTCGACGGCAAACAGGCAGCGTCCATCGGCTTTGCCTCCCACTCCATTGGTTCCGGTTCCATTCACCTTGGCGGAGACTATTCCGTTGATGCCGACACTCTTCTCTCCAATCCTGAAATGAACGAATTCTGGAAGAACGTCGGCTCACTTGTCGAATCAGATGGTCATATAGACCTACTCGGTTGCGGCGTAGCAGAAGGTGAAGTGGGTAAAGATTTCATTAACAAGCTTGAACAAATCACCGGACGCGAAATTGCCGCAAGTATTGATGACACCGGGAATGCAGAATCCGGCGGTAACTGGTTGCTTGAGGATGGAAGCATTAATCTTGCTGAATTATACTTTGACGGTGCTAAACTAAATTCTTTTGACGGGGTGCTTGCTACATCTTCAGTCACTATTGAGCTTGCTTCCGGTGGACCATCGCAAACTTTGTATGACGTTGATGGAGATGGGGCCTATGAAATCGACAGTGCTGAAAAGTTAATCGCTCTGTCTCAGACAACAGATAAAGGACGGGACTGGACCGGTTGTAGTTACGAAATTACTGCCGACATAACATTTGATGCAGACCACAATGCCGTTGACTGGGATGGAGACGGCACCGTTGGAGATGCAGATGATGCTAAGGGTTTTAATCCAATCGGTGATAGCACAAATATTGCCGATATTAATGATAAACCATTCGTCGGCACATTCTATGGAAACGGACATTCCATCAATAACCTGTTCATTAACAGAGACACCGAAGACCTTGTTGGCCTGTTCGGTTCTGCCCAGTTCTCATCAATACAAGACATCAACTTGGTTGATGCCAACGTCCGGGGGCAAAACAACGTCGGAGCTATTGTTGGTCAAACACTTGCTTTTACCATTAAAAACTGCAGCTCTACAGGAACCGTAAGAGGAACTAAGTCTGTAGGGGGCTTGGTTGGTTATCACGCCCAGAACAGTACCATTACCGGCAGCAGCTCATCATGTCTGGTTACCGGAAATTCTTCTGGCGGCTTAGTCGGATCCATAGACACAAGTGATATAACCAAGTCCTTTGCTTCAGGTAACGTTATCGGCGGAAACAGTGTTGGTGGGCTTCTGGGTTACGCATTTTCCGCAAACAATACCATAACCGAGTGCTATGCCACAGGAACGGTCAAAGGCGTCAGCAATGTCGTTGGCGGGTTGGCAGGTCTTTTTAACGGCACCATCAATAATTGCTACGCCACAGGAAATGTGGACGGCAATGAAAACATAGGCGGACTCGTCGGTGAGACCAGAGAAGGTTCAGATGCCTCTATACAGAACAGCTATGCCACCGGGACTGTCACCGGAACATCAAATATCGGCGGGCTGGTAGGTCGTGCCCGAGGAACAAGCACCATAGACAACTCCTACGCAACAGGAGCGATCGATGGAGCAGCTGCAGGCGGACTTGTCGGCAGACTTGCCGACACTATAGCATCAAGTGCCCCCAAAATTACCAACAGCTTTGCCTCCGGCAAGGTAACCGGGTCATCTGGCTTAGGTGGATTAGTTGGTATTATTGAGTATGGAGGATCTGTAGAGAACAGTTCTTCATTTGGTACCGTAGAAGGAACCAACGCTATTGGTGGATTGGTCGGATTTATGAGCGTCAAGACATCACTCACCAACTGTCACGCTACAGGTACAACCAAGGGGAATAACGAGATTGGTGGACTTGTCGGAATGATTGACGGCTCCGCTGCAGAAAACACTTTCATTAAAAACAGTTATGCTACAGGAACTGTGAACGGCAACGACCGGACAGGAGGTTTGATCGGCGACCTCGGCGATCATGTAAATATAAACGATAGTTACGCAACGGGGACAGTCACAGGAAATGACTATACGGGCGGATTTGCAGGTAAAATCTTATCTTCCACAGCAGTGGATAGCTGCTATGCAGCAGGAAGTGTAATAGGAAACGACTACGTTGGAGGCTTTGCAGGACTTCTATCTGGAACCGCAGGAACAGAAGCCAGTATCAGCAACAGCTATGCAACAGGTACAGTCTCAGCAACAAGCTACGTAGGCGGATTAGTCGGCAGGTCAAACGGAAAAATCAACAGCAGCTATGCACTGAGCAGTCAGATAACAGGGCAAAGTTATGTCGGCAGAGTCACGGGACAGAATTCTGGAAGCGGGGTACTGAATAATAACCAAGCCAATGACTCAATGTCTGTTACAGATAACTCCAAAATAACAGTTGTGGGCGGCAATGTTGTTGTAGGAGAAATGATTACCGACAGAGGATCTGCTGGAGAAGACGGCGAAGATTTTTCCGGCAATACATACCAAGCATATCGCCTGTGGGATGAAAACATCTGGTCATTCCCAGCCAACAAAAACCAGAGCCCCACCACCAAAGTAGCTGCAAGTACTTCAGCACACGATATCTATAAAAATTGGGGCACCACAATCTGGAAGATCCCAGCCGACACAACTAAAAATCCCACTCTGAAAAACGCGGGAACTACTGCTGTTAATCCGGGCAATGACCATGGTGCGGGAACTGGTTCCAGTTCAAATGAAGGAAACACCAATTCTCCCGACTACAATCCTTCTGGTCACGATAGTCATAAAGTTACAGATGTTATTCGTGATCCAAATGAACATGACTGGATGCATGAAGTAGATAACGCGCATGCAAACTCAAAATCTCAAAATGAATACCTTTCGGGAAGAGTTCAAAACGACCTCAAAAAACTTGGCGAATTTTGGGATAAAAATGCGCAACCATATCTTGAAAAAGCAAGCGACTATTTTGAGACAGAATTTTCCGAACTAAATTTCAAAAAATCAAAATGGTCTATCCGTGAAAGGTACGCTCTTGATCTATACAAGGCCAACCATAAATATATGGCCCCTACCATAGATTCAGAAATTGAAAATGCTGTAGAAAATTACGTTTCAACCTACAGTCCGGATGAAACCGCAAAAATTGGTGACTACGTTGATGCAGTCCAATACGCGGAAATATCTGAAAGCGTTTACCAGTTAGATGACAACCCCACTATGGGATGGGAACAAATCGGATTTATGGCCTTTGATGAAAGAATCACCAAATCCCATGGCAACAATGTCCTACAATCCAACAACGACGAAATAAGCGCACAAGAAAATCAGGAATTAGAGTACGCACTTGGCCTCGAATACATAAAACTTCAAGCTGATCCCTTACAAAAAGGGGATCACACGAAATATTTTGATCTCCACAAAGACGCACTAATTGGTTCTTTGCAAGGCTTTAAAATGGGGATTTATAAAAAAGATGGGCACATTACTTTAGCTTTCTCTGGAACAGACTCTATGTTTGATGCTGGTGATGTAATGGCTGATATAGCCCCGGATGGTTTCAACCCTCAGCTAAAACTAGCCAATGCCATTGCTGATGTTGTCATTGAAAAATACGGCGAAGATATAACTATCACCGGGCACTCACTAGGAGGATTTTTGACTCAAAAAGTAGTTAAAAATCTTCAAGAAAATGGCAATTCAAAAGTAAGAGGCATTACATTTAACCCAAAATCTGGAGTTGAAGGAACAACAGGTATAAACGTTACCAATTATATTTCTACTGCTGATGGCGCAAATGCGGTCACCGCAAGCCCCCATCCTGTCACTAGAACATTAGGAGTAACAGGCGATCATATAGGTGAAATAAAATATATCAACGGCGGCGGGTTCCATGGAATAGATGCCATATCTCAAAGGATAAAACTGCTTGCCAATGATCAGTTAATGGAAAATGTAATTGATGATTCATCCGAAATTATGAATGATTTTGCAAAAACAAAAGAAGCAAACTCATACAAGATTCTGATGTAG
- a CDS encoding metallophosphoesterase, translating into MKTIILGDIHGDFQVINHLVEIEQPDIIIQCGDFGYWPRKNGWPPNDPPLKLGNAKLYWCDGNHEDHESLAKIASSGQLEVAPNCFYQPRGSILTLPDNRTVLFFGGADSTDKNSKTEGDSWFSGKIPTTANFERLDKNLHIDIVISHTCPKSFELRQAAPLGYRKSSWLAKADDPTRDILESVLRQYSPAQWFFGHFHIHQTGKFKNTAWTALAIPMEDEEIWWVDL; encoded by the coding sequence ATGAAAACCATAATCCTAGGCGACATCCACGGGGACTTCCAAGTCATCAATCATTTGGTTGAAATAGAACAGCCAGATATTATTATCCAATGCGGAGATTTCGGATATTGGCCACGTAAAAACGGATGGCCGCCTAACGACCCACCGTTGAAACTAGGTAATGCAAAACTATATTGGTGTGACGGAAACCACGAAGACCATGAATCCCTTGCTAAGATTGCAAGCTCAGGACAACTTGAGGTTGCACCCAACTGCTTCTATCAGCCTCGCGGATCAATTCTGACGCTACCAGACAACCGGACGGTTCTTTTCTTTGGAGGAGCAGATTCAACGGACAAAAATTCAAAGACTGAAGGGGACAGTTGGTTTTCTGGGAAAATCCCAACAACAGCGAACTTTGAGCGGCTAGATAAGAATCTGCACATAGACATTGTAATCAGTCATACCTGCCCAAAATCATTCGAACTTAGACAAGCAGCACCGTTGGGGTATCGCAAATCTTCATGGCTTGCCAAAGCAGATGACCCGACACGCGATATTCTTGAATCCGTTTTACGACAATACAGCCCAGCACAATGGTTTTTCGGGCACTTCCACATCCATCAAACAGGTAAATTCAAAAACACGGCATGGACAGCTTTAGCGATTCCTATGGAGGATGAAGAGATTTGGTGGGTTGATCTTTAA
- a CDS encoding ATP-dependent endonuclease, with the protein MVNSRGGQVNIDFIEIRNFRRLGAVKVDFSKKTTLLVGANNSGKTSAVLALDRFLTTRGKPRFSMHDIPLDRWAAIDELGDSFQKEDDKELPFQWPDLFPSIDVWLNVEENEIHHVSHFLPALDWKPEEGIGVRLQLEPVEVDLLKKDYISAHESAKQALKGAGGELEKGFDLWPASLTDFLKKNLTKTIYFKVNAYLLDPAKQEKPACGLARPQSITNDREPLEFNPLTDLVRLDVLWPQQDPNSRSQDDISTPKLQERLSTQLDRYYKKHLDPEEAVDSTDVRILEAIYKAQEAFDRKLEEGFSSPLSELETLGYPGVTEPKITLSTQIRPTDGLHHDSAVQYEVISAKKMSSACRLPEHCNGLGYQNLISMVFHLLSFRDARLRVGKAKSTNTPSKPIHLVLLEEPEAHLHAQVQQVFIRKAHEILHPEDGQLTSQLIVSTHSSHIAHETDFVNLRYFRRQPAGKCSAIPTTTVTNLTEVFGNPNQTAKFVKRYLKATHADLFFADGVILIEGAAERMLVPHFINRHCKDLAKNYITMLEINGSHAHRLLPLIKILGIDTLIITDLDSQKDGKSAPPVRDIEMKTGNTLIRKELPNKEILDELLDLDSKYKEMVLDGFSVRVAYQVPILMDGNIEAIPTTFEDALVLDNINFFKNIDDGFGLIKKFKKAIDENKSLDTLGQELLEVLKTGSKAQFALDLLFTKNPKDLAPPAYIRDGLEWLQERLNVRQKLNNTIPVKERVEDE; encoded by the coding sequence ATGGTTAACAGTAGAGGTGGACAAGTGAACATTGATTTTATTGAAATTAGAAATTTTCGAAGATTAGGTGCTGTTAAAGTTGATTTCTCAAAAAAAACAACTTTGTTAGTTGGAGCCAACAACAGCGGAAAAACTTCAGCTGTCCTCGCTTTAGATCGATTTTTGACAACTCGTGGAAAGCCTAGGTTTTCAATGCACGATATCCCTTTGGACCGCTGGGCAGCTATCGATGAGCTTGGAGATAGTTTTCAAAAGGAAGATGATAAAGAGCTACCTTTCCAGTGGCCCGACCTTTTTCCCTCCATCGATGTTTGGCTTAATGTAGAAGAGAATGAAATTCATCATGTCTCCCATTTTCTACCGGCTCTTGATTGGAAACCTGAAGAAGGAATTGGGGTGCGTTTACAGCTTGAGCCAGTGGAGGTTGACCTTCTCAAAAAAGATTACATATCTGCGCATGAGTCGGCTAAGCAAGCTTTGAAGGGGGCTGGTGGAGAGCTAGAGAAAGGGTTTGATCTTTGGCCTGCATCGCTGACCGATTTTTTAAAAAAGAATTTGACAAAAACTATATATTTCAAGGTTAATGCTTACTTGTTGGACCCTGCAAAGCAGGAAAAACCGGCATGTGGTTTAGCAAGGCCTCAATCTATTACTAATGATAGGGAGCCTCTTGAGTTTAATCCATTAACTGATTTGGTCAGATTAGATGTGCTATGGCCTCAACAGGACCCAAACAGCAGGTCTCAAGACGATATTAGTACACCAAAGCTTCAAGAGCGGTTGTCTACCCAGTTAGATAGATACTATAAAAAACATCTTGATCCAGAAGAAGCCGTTGATAGTACTGATGTCAGAATCCTTGAGGCTATATATAAGGCTCAAGAAGCATTTGATAGAAAACTAGAGGAGGGGTTTAGTTCTCCCCTTAGTGAACTTGAAACGCTTGGTTATCCTGGTGTAACTGAACCCAAAATTACACTCTCCACTCAGATAAGGCCAACTGATGGGCTTCACCACGACTCAGCAGTTCAATATGAAGTGATCTCGGCCAAGAAGATGTCTTCGGCTTGCCGGTTGCCAGAGCATTGCAACGGTTTAGGATACCAAAATTTGATATCCATGGTTTTTCATTTACTTAGTTTTCGAGACGCTCGCTTGAGAGTTGGTAAGGCAAAATCTACGAACACACCATCTAAGCCTATTCATTTGGTTTTACTGGAAGAGCCAGAAGCTCATCTTCACGCCCAAGTGCAACAGGTGTTTATCCGAAAGGCGCATGAAATTTTGCATCCCGAAGATGGGCAATTGACTAGTCAGCTTATAGTAAGCACGCATTCTAGTCATATTGCCCACGAGACAGATTTCGTTAACCTTCGCTATTTTAGGCGGCAACCAGCAGGGAAATGTAGTGCTATTCCAACGACAACGGTTACTAACTTAACAGAAGTATTTGGAAATCCAAATCAAACAGCTAAGTTTGTTAAGCGCTATCTGAAAGCTACTCACGCAGATCTTTTTTTTGCTGATGGCGTGATCCTTATTGAAGGGGCAGCAGAAAGGATGCTTGTTCCTCACTTTATCAACCGTCACTGTAAAGACCTTGCTAAAAATTATATTACCATGCTTGAAATTAATGGCAGTCACGCTCACCGTTTGCTGCCCTTAATTAAAATATTAGGTATAGACACTCTTATTATTACTGATTTGGATTCACAGAAAGATGGTAAATCTGCTCCTCCCGTACGCGATATAGAGATGAAGACAGGGAATACATTGATCAGAAAGGAACTTCCTAATAAAGAGATTCTTGATGAGTTGCTTGACTTAGACTCCAAATACAAAGAGATGGTTTTGGATGGTTTTTCCGTTCGTGTGGCTTATCAAGTGCCGATTTTGATGGACGGAAATATTGAGGCTATACCAACTACATTCGAAGATGCGCTTGTTCTCGATAACATCAATTTTTTTAAAAATATTGATGATGGATTTGGGCTTATAAAGAAATTTAAAAAGGCTATCGATGAGAATAAATCATTGGATACTTTAGGACAGGAGTTACTTGAAGTTTTGAAAACTGGCAGCAAAGCTCAGTTTGCCTTAGATCTTCTTTTTACCAAAAATCCAAAAGATCTTGCCCCACCAGCTTACATCAGAGATGGCCTTGAGTGGCTTCAAGAGCGTTTGAATGTCCGGCAAAAACTGAACAATACTATTCCTGTCAAAGAGAGGGTTGAAGATGAGTAA